In Cryptomeria japonica chromosome 10, Sugi_1.0, whole genome shotgun sequence, a genomic segment contains:
- the LOC131069415 gene encoding COBRA-like protein 1 isoform X1 — protein MDKWPCCGKISGLVSGLTFMLVLLSAQPGDAYDPVDPNGNLTIKWDIISWTPDGYVAVVRLVNYQQYRHIESPGWTLGWTWAKKEVIWSMVGAQATEQGDCSRYTGNIPHCCKKDPSIVDLLAGVPYNQQVTNCCRGGVIASRGQDPARALAAFQVSVGSAGTTNTTVRLPKNFTLKIPGPGYTCGPAKKVQPSQFLSADGRRHTQALMTWNVTCIYSQFVAQRTPSCCVSFSSFYNDTIVPCPVCSCGCQDNINQLGNCVEKDSPYLKNVRAITPAHNNAPLVQCTSHMCPIRIHWHVKTNYKEYWRVKITITNFNYRMNYTDWNIVAQHPNFNNLSQIFSFNYKSLNPYESLNDTALFWGIKFYNDMLMHAGSMGNVQSELLLKKDKETFSFKQGWAFPRRVYFNGDDCVLPPPDAYPTLPNDSPLKKGRCFGLMIIIMVLATTSQLLFL, from the exons ATGCATATGATCCTGTGGACCCAAATGGTAACCTAACCATAAAATGGGACATCATATCCTGGACCCCTGATGGCTATGTT GCTGTAGTGAGACTAGTGAATTATCAACAGTACAGACACATAGAAAGCCCTGGGTGGACTCTTGGCTGGACTTGGGCTAAGAAGGAGGTCATATGGTCCATGGTGGGGGCTCAGGCTACAGAGCAAGGCGATTGCTCTCGTTATACGGGCAATATTCCACACTGCTGTAAGAAAGATCCCTCCATAGTGGACTTGCTAGCGGGGGTTCCATACAATCAGCAGGTTACCAACTGCTGCAGGGGAGGAGTTATAGCATCGCGTGGTCAGGACCCTGCACGAGCACTTGCTGCATTTCAGGTCAGCGTGGGCAGCGCAGGCACAACCAATACGACCGTTCGCTTGCCCAAGAACTTTACTCTTAAGATACCCGGCCCTGGGTATACTTGTGGGCCTGCTAAGAAAGTTCAGCCCAGCCAGTTTCTGAGCGCAGACGGCCGCCGCCACACTCAAGCGTTAA TGACCTGGAATGTGACCTGCATATATTCACAGTTTGTGGCTCAAAGAACCCCTAGCTGTTGTGTTTCCTTCTCATCTTTCTACAATGACACTATTGTCCCCTGTCCCGTATGTAGCTGCGGTTGCCAGGATAACATCAATCAGCTGGGCAATTGTGTTGA GAAGGATTCCCCATATCTCAAGAATGTGAGAGCTATTACACCTGCTCACAATAATGCACCCCTTGTTCAGTGCACATCTCACATGTGCCCTATCAGGATACATTGGCATGTCAAAACCAACTACAAGGAGTATTGGAGAGTGAAAATCACTATTACAAACTTCAATTACAGAATGAATTATACTGATTGGAATATTGTTGCTCAGCATCCAAATTTCAACAATTTGTCCCAAATTTTCAGCTTCAACTACAAGTCACTGAACCCCTATGAATCTCTAA ATGATACTGCATTATTTTGGGGCATCAAATTCTACAATGATATGCTCATGCATGCTGGATCAATGGGAAACGTCCAATCTGAATTACTACTCAAGAAGGATAAGGAAACTTTCAGCTTCAAACAAGGGTGGGCATTCCCCCGGAGAGTATACTTTAATGGTGATGATTGTGTATTGCCCCCGCCAGATGCATACCCTACGTTGCCAAACGATAGTCCTCTAAAGAAAGGAAGATGCTTTGGATTAATGATAATTATTATGGTTTTGGCTACTACATCCCAATTATTATTCTTGTAG
- the LOC131069415 gene encoding COBRA-like protein 3 isoform X2: MDNWKCRLLLGLAFIFLSARTGDAYDPVDPNGNLTIKWDIISWTPDGYVAVVRLVNYQQYRHIESPGWTLGWTWAKKEVIWSMVGAQATEQGDCSRYTGNIPHCCKKDPSIVDLLAGVPYNQQVTNCCRGGVIASRGQDPARALAAFQVSVGSAGTTNTTVRLPKNFTLKIPGPGYTCGPAKKVQPSQFLSADGRRHTQALMTWNVTCIYSQFVAQRTPSCCVSFSSFYNDTIVPCPVCSCGCQDNINQLGNCVEKDSPYLKNVRAITPAHNNAPLVQCTSHMCPIRIHWHVKTNYKEYWRVKITITNFNYRMNYTDWNIVAQHPNFNNLSQIFSFNYKSLNPYESLNDTALFWGIKFYNDMLMHAGSMGNVQSELLLKKDKETFSFKQGWAFPRRVYFNGDDCVLPPPDAYPTLPNDSPLKKGRCFGLMIIIMVLATTSQLLFL; the protein is encoded by the exons ATGGATAACTGGAAATGCAGGCTTCTGCTCGGCTTAGCATTCATCTTCTTATCAGCACGCACAGGAG ATGCATATGATCCTGTGGACCCAAATGGTAACCTAACCATAAAATGGGACATCATATCCTGGACCCCTGATGGCTATGTT GCTGTAGTGAGACTAGTGAATTATCAACAGTACAGACACATAGAAAGCCCTGGGTGGACTCTTGGCTGGACTTGGGCTAAGAAGGAGGTCATATGGTCCATGGTGGGGGCTCAGGCTACAGAGCAAGGCGATTGCTCTCGTTATACGGGCAATATTCCACACTGCTGTAAGAAAGATCCCTCCATAGTGGACTTGCTAGCGGGGGTTCCATACAATCAGCAGGTTACCAACTGCTGCAGGGGAGGAGTTATAGCATCGCGTGGTCAGGACCCTGCACGAGCACTTGCTGCATTTCAGGTCAGCGTGGGCAGCGCAGGCACAACCAATACGACCGTTCGCTTGCCCAAGAACTTTACTCTTAAGATACCCGGCCCTGGGTATACTTGTGGGCCTGCTAAGAAAGTTCAGCCCAGCCAGTTTCTGAGCGCAGACGGCCGCCGCCACACTCAAGCGTTAA TGACCTGGAATGTGACCTGCATATATTCACAGTTTGTGGCTCAAAGAACCCCTAGCTGTTGTGTTTCCTTCTCATCTTTCTACAATGACACTATTGTCCCCTGTCCCGTATGTAGCTGCGGTTGCCAGGATAACATCAATCAGCTGGGCAATTGTGTTGA GAAGGATTCCCCATATCTCAAGAATGTGAGAGCTATTACACCTGCTCACAATAATGCACCCCTTGTTCAGTGCACATCTCACATGTGCCCTATCAGGATACATTGGCATGTCAAAACCAACTACAAGGAGTATTGGAGAGTGAAAATCACTATTACAAACTTCAATTACAGAATGAATTATACTGATTGGAATATTGTTGCTCAGCATCCAAATTTCAACAATTTGTCCCAAATTTTCAGCTTCAACTACAAGTCACTGAACCCCTATGAATCTCTAA ATGATACTGCATTATTTTGGGGCATCAAATTCTACAATGATATGCTCATGCATGCTGGATCAATGGGAAACGTCCAATCTGAATTACTACTCAAGAAGGATAAGGAAACTTTCAGCTTCAAACAAGGGTGGGCATTCCCCCGGAGAGTATACTTTAATGGTGATGATTGTGTATTGCCCCCGCCAGATGCATACCCTACGTTGCCAAACGATAGTCCTCTAAAGAAAGGAAGATGCTTTGGATTAATGATAATTATTATGGTTTTGGCTACTACATCCCAATTATTATTCTTGTAG